From one Halosimplex rubrum genomic stretch:
- the crcB gene encoding fluoride efflux transporter CrcB — protein MGVVNPVVLVGLGGVAGALSRHLLGERIDARTGDTLAVNVLGSFALGAMLAAPAGDAAVLALGTGFCGAFTTFSTFAFETVRLFETGERRRALASAVVNLVGALAAVWLGATLAAATW, from the coding sequence GTGGGCGTCGTGAACCCGGTCGTCCTCGTCGGCCTCGGCGGCGTCGCGGGCGCGCTCTCCCGGCACCTGCTCGGCGAGCGCATCGACGCCCGCACCGGCGACACGCTGGCGGTGAACGTCCTCGGGAGCTTCGCGCTCGGGGCGATGCTGGCGGCGCCGGCGGGAGACGCCGCGGTGCTCGCGCTCGGGACCGGCTTCTGCGGCGCGTTCACGACCTTCTCGACGTTCGCCTTCGAGACCGTGCGGCTGTTCGAGACCGGCGAGCGCCGCCGCGCGCTGGCGAGCGCGGTGGTCAACCTGGTCGGCGCGCTCGCGGCCGTCTGGCTCGGGGCGACGCTCGCGGCGGCGACGTGGTGA
- a CDS encoding fluoride efflux transporter FluC: protein MADDHALTRLEPLVLVAVGGFAGAALRYVVALALPGAFPWATLAVNGLGSFALGVVLYERHFADALSAETRLVVATGFLSSFTTYSTFAVETTRLAGSSGPVLAGSAGPTLAVANVAANYALGIAGVLCGRRVARWAS, encoded by the coding sequence ATGGCCGACGACCACGCGTTGACCAGACTGGAACCGCTCGTTCTCGTCGCCGTGGGCGGGTTCGCGGGCGCGGCGCTGCGGTACGTGGTGGCGCTCGCGCTCCCGGGCGCGTTCCCCTGGGCCACGCTCGCGGTCAACGGCCTGGGCAGCTTCGCGCTCGGTGTCGTCCTGTACGAACGTCACTTCGCCGACGCGCTCAGCGCGGAGACGCGACTGGTCGTCGCCACCGGATTCCTCTCCTCGTTTACGACATACAGCACGTTCGCCGTCGAGACGACGCGACTGGCGGGATCGTCTGGTCCGGTCCTGGCGGGGTCGGCCGGACCGACGCTGGCGGTCGCCAACGTCGCGGCGAACTACGCGCTCGGCATCGCCGGCGTCCTCTGCGGCCGCCGGGTCGCGAGGTGGGCGTCGTGA
- a CDS encoding DUF7544 domain-containing protein yields the protein MSLAALNDIEDAIKATKRFLTPVDRVRWFRLAVVLFFVGGAGLTFPGAPTTGFGGDTDPVEPTPGDPAGPDITPEMTPELVALILGIAAVGLAAFLLYSVVGATMEFAFVAALRDEEVRLRRSVRRYWRRGLRLFAFRLAVWVVAIATAAAILLGVGASMGGWPPTVWGDGTILTVVILAIPVVGVGALVLGTLLGFTTVFVVPVMLAEDRGVLSAWRRFWGTLTDEPLEFLAYLFLSFLLGIGVSMAVGFLLVLLLIALAVPFLVVGAPLGFALVTAGAGTAAAAVALVLVLLYALLVFVGALLIQVPFQTFLRYYALFVLGDANPDFDVVPDARAAIRADGGADDDGTGGTAAGGDDGPDRPGDGDAADPNDRESGGDDDWNVGREDRDRDDDGDRW from the coding sequence ATGTCCCTCGCCGCCCTGAACGACATCGAGGACGCCATCAAGGCGACCAAGCGGTTCCTCACGCCGGTCGACCGCGTGCGGTGGTTCCGGCTCGCGGTCGTGCTGTTCTTCGTCGGGGGTGCCGGTCTCACCTTCCCCGGCGCTCCGACCACGGGCTTCGGTGGCGACACCGATCCCGTCGAACCGACGCCCGGCGACCCCGCCGGACCCGACATCACGCCCGAGATGACGCCCGAGCTGGTGGCGCTGATACTGGGGATCGCCGCCGTCGGACTCGCCGCCTTCCTGCTGTACTCGGTGGTCGGCGCGACGATGGAGTTCGCGTTCGTCGCCGCGCTGCGCGACGAGGAGGTCCGGCTGCGACGGTCGGTCCGGCGGTACTGGCGGCGCGGGCTCCGGCTGTTCGCCTTCCGGCTGGCGGTCTGGGTCGTGGCGATCGCGACGGCCGCGGCGATACTGCTGGGGGTCGGGGCGTCGATGGGCGGGTGGCCGCCGACCGTCTGGGGCGACGGGACGATCCTGACCGTCGTGATCCTCGCGATCCCGGTGGTGGGTGTCGGCGCCCTGGTCCTCGGGACGCTGCTGGGATTCACCACCGTGTTCGTCGTGCCGGTGATGCTCGCCGAAGACCGGGGCGTCCTCTCGGCCTGGCGGCGCTTCTGGGGGACGCTGACCGACGAACCGCTGGAGTTTCTCGCGTATCTCTTCCTCTCGTTCCTCCTCGGCATCGGTGTCTCGATGGCCGTGGGGTTCCTGCTCGTCCTGTTGCTGATCGCCCTGGCCGTCCCGTTCCTGGTCGTCGGGGCGCCGCTCGGGTTCGCTCTCGTGACGGCGGGCGCCGGTACCGCCGCCGCCGCGGTGGCGCTGGTGCTCGTGCTCCTGTACGCCCTGCTCGTGTTCGTCGGCGCGCTGCTGATCCAGGTCCCGTTCCAGACGTTCCTGCGTTACTACGCCCTGTTCGTCCTCGGGGACGCGAATCCGGACTTCGACGTGGTCCCCGACGCCCGCGCGGCTATCCGCGCCGACGGCGGTGCAGACGACGACGGGACCGGCGGGACCGCAGCGGGCGGCGACGACGGTCCCGACCGACCGGGTGACGGCGACGCCGCGGACCCGAACGACCGCGAGAGCGGCGGAGACGACGACTGGAACGTCGGTCGCGAGGACCGCGACCGCGACGACGACGGCGACCGGTGGTGA
- a CDS encoding VOC family protein: MTLRHTSIRVADIETTVDFYADLVDYEVLREFETDDGTRNVFIGDPADEDTDDPAALQLVEADAPVDTGDFEHVAVTVDDVDAALESLDDDRVDDGPITMEEFDSRVAFITAPEGWGVELVEDL; this comes from the coding sequence ATGACACTCCGACACACGTCGATCCGCGTCGCGGACATCGAGACGACCGTCGACTTCTACGCCGACCTCGTCGACTACGAGGTCCTGCGGGAGTTCGAGACCGACGACGGCACCCGGAACGTCTTCATCGGCGACCCCGCCGACGAGGACACCGACGACCCGGCCGCGCTCCAGCTGGTCGAGGCCGACGCCCCCGTCGACACCGGCGACTTCGAACACGTCGCGGTCACCGTCGACGACGTGGACGCCGCACTCGAATCGCTCGACGACGACCGCGTCGACGACGGCCCCATCACGATGGAGGAGTTCGACTCCCGCGTGGCGTTCATCACCGCGCCGGAGGGCTGGGGCGTCGAACTCGTCGAGGACCTGTAA
- a CDS encoding DUF7563 family protein — translation MPTCRNCDAVVTKSYVRVFAPNGMDQPRVCPNCEDKTRDKGDVRTKRN, via the coding sequence GTGCCCACTTGCCGGAACTGCGACGCCGTCGTGACGAAATCGTACGTTCGCGTGTTCGCGCCGAACGGGATGGACCAGCCCCGCGTCTGCCCGAACTGCGAGGACAAGACCCGCGACAAGGGCGACGTGCGAACCAAACGAAACTGA
- a CDS encoding creatininase family protein, with the protein MHLSASTWPEADAVETDLAVLPVGSTEQHGPHAPLGTDALTAEAVAEAGVEASDGEVVVAPTVPVGVAEEHRQFAGTLWVSEDTFRDYVRETVGSLAHHGWDRVVVVNGHGGNVAPLREVCGRIARHDDAYAVPFTWFDAVDLDRDWTGDPDAPPVDLDAVRMGHGGPVETALVRAVDPDSIREERLDDAAAGAADGWGEWVSGTNLAYDSAEFSENGTVGDPRDGSAALGEWLRERAAERLATLLDDVATRDVSRPERR; encoded by the coding sequence ATGCACCTCTCGGCATCGACGTGGCCCGAGGCCGACGCCGTCGAGACGGACCTGGCCGTCCTCCCGGTCGGCAGCACCGAACAGCACGGCCCGCACGCGCCGCTGGGCACGGACGCGTTGACAGCCGAGGCCGTCGCCGAGGCCGGCGTCGAGGCCTCCGACGGCGAGGTCGTCGTCGCCCCGACGGTCCCGGTCGGGGTCGCCGAGGAACACCGCCAGTTCGCGGGGACGCTGTGGGTGAGCGAGGACACGTTCCGCGACTACGTCCGCGAGACCGTCGGGAGCCTCGCCCACCACGGGTGGGACCGCGTCGTCGTCGTCAACGGTCACGGCGGTAACGTCGCGCCGCTCCGGGAGGTCTGCGGGCGGATCGCGCGCCACGACGACGCCTACGCCGTCCCGTTCACCTGGTTCGACGCCGTCGACCTCGACCGCGATTGGACCGGCGACCCCGACGCCCCGCCCGTCGACCTCGACGCGGTCCGGATGGGCCACGGCGGCCCCGTCGAGACCGCGCTCGTGCGCGCGGTGGATCCCGACTCGATCCGCGAGGAGCGCCTCGACGACGCCGCGGCGGGGGCCGCCGACGGCTGGGGGGAGTGGGTGAGCGGGACGAACCTCGCCTACGACTCGGCGGAGTTCTCGGAGAACGGCACCGTGGGCGACCCCCGGGACGGGAGTGCGGCGCTCGGCGAGTGGCTGCGCGAGCGCGCCGCCGAGCGACTGGCGACGCTACTGGACGACGTTGCGACGCGGGACGTGTCGCGACCCGAACGACGCTGA
- a CDS encoding DUF309 domain-containing protein: MDAQLRAGVAVYNAGRYHAAHDAWEERWLALDDGDDERLLHGLIQFTAAVHHARNRNWSGATGLADSAGDYLADLPADYRGVNVGRVREYLVALGRDPERIERAPAPALTHEGEALALADLDFESSAVAAEVLAEELGYDEGVIEQAVEYARADLEAGDEGSQFVTFVLDFVRDPDSRAIVAQRLAEHVDRREHRKSDVDGLFEER; this comes from the coding sequence ATGGACGCACAGCTCCGCGCGGGCGTCGCCGTCTACAACGCCGGCCGCTACCACGCCGCCCACGACGCCTGGGAGGAGCGCTGGCTCGCGCTCGACGACGGCGACGACGAGCGCTTGCTCCACGGGCTCATCCAGTTCACCGCCGCCGTCCACCACGCCCGGAACCGCAACTGGTCGGGCGCCACCGGCCTCGCCGACAGCGCCGGCGACTACCTCGCCGACCTCCCCGCCGACTACCGCGGCGTGAACGTCGGTCGCGTCCGCGAGTACCTCGTCGCTCTCGGCCGCGACCCCGAACGGATCGAGCGAGCGCCCGCGCCCGCGCTCACTCACGAGGGCGAGGCGCTCGCGCTCGCGGACCTCGATTTCGAGTCGAGCGCCGTCGCCGCGGAGGTGCTCGCGGAGGAGTTGGGCTACGACGAAGGGGTGATCGAGCAGGCGGTCGAGTACGCCCGAGCGGACCTCGAAGCGGGCGACGAGGGGAGCCAGTTCGTCACGTTCGTCCTCGACTTCGTCCGGGACCCCGACAGCCGGGCGATCGTCGCCCAGCGACTCGCCGAACACGTCGACCGGCGGGAGCACCGCAAGTCGGACGTGGACGGACTCTTCGAGGAGCGATGA
- a CDS encoding DUF7382 domain-containing protein — MEPRALAGDERAIEGLPIRLVIALVVGVASLSVMMNTLGGIQTLGVTELDVKPTPEVIDEASTDVTVEVVSPNGDRIANATVVASGGTATLGSVTTARTDANGTATLSLSPSLGPNQREGTIRFDVKPPAGGQYADERGNTEVLVVADG; from the coding sequence ATGGAGCCACGAGCGCTCGCGGGAGACGAACGCGCCATCGAGGGACTGCCCATCAGACTCGTCATCGCCCTGGTCGTCGGGGTCGCCAGCCTGAGCGTGATGATGAACACGCTCGGGGGGATCCAGACGCTGGGCGTCACCGAACTCGACGTGAAACCGACGCCGGAGGTGATCGACGAGGCCAGCACCGACGTCACCGTCGAGGTGGTCAGTCCGAACGGCGACCGCATCGCCAACGCGACCGTCGTCGCCTCCGGCGGCACCGCGACCCTCGGGTCGGTGACGACCGCGCGGACGGACGCCAACGGGACCGCGACGCTGTCGCTGTCGCCGTCGCTCGGCCCCAATCAGCGGGAAGGGACGATACGGTTCGACGTGAAACCGCCCGCGGGCGGGCAGTACGCCGACGAGCGCGGGAACACGGAGGTACTGGTGGTCGCGGACGGATAG
- the azf gene encoding NAD-dependent glucose-6-phosphate dehydrogenase Azf: MDEPVLLTGAGGRVGQAVLEGLADEYEWQLLLHSPPDDEPDHEYLVGDVTDEETVADAMDGVGAVIHLAGDPRPSAPWPSVLSNNIDGTEKMYEAAVEAGVEKFVFASSNHAVGAYETDERTPEMYREGDDYRLDGTEFPRPGNHYGVSKAAGEVLGRYYHDEHGISVCNVRIGNLTRGHPPIDYERGQAMWLSYPDCARIHRCTLEADYDFEIVYGISDNDRKYYSLERAREALGYDPQDNSAEWNADEHVADYERESV, translated from the coding sequence ATGGACGAGCCGGTCTTACTCACAGGTGCAGGGGGCCGCGTCGGGCAGGCCGTGCTGGAGGGGCTCGCCGACGAGTACGAGTGGCAGCTACTCCTCCACAGTCCGCCGGACGACGAGCCGGACCACGAGTACCTCGTCGGCGACGTGACCGACGAGGAGACGGTCGCCGACGCGATGGACGGCGTGGGAGCCGTCATCCACCTCGCGGGGGACCCGCGACCGAGCGCGCCGTGGCCCTCCGTGCTGTCGAACAACATCGACGGCACCGAGAAGATGTACGAGGCCGCCGTCGAAGCCGGCGTCGAGAAGTTCGTCTTCGCCTCCTCGAACCACGCCGTCGGCGCCTACGAGACCGACGAGCGCACCCCCGAGATGTACCGCGAAGGCGACGACTACCGCCTCGACGGCACCGAGTTCCCCCGCCCCGGCAACCACTACGGCGTCTCCAAGGCCGCCGGCGAAGTGCTGGGTCGGTACTACCACGACGAACACGGCATCTCCGTCTGCAACGTCCGCATCGGCAACCTCACGCGGGGCCACCCGCCGATCGACTACGAGCGCGGCCAGGCCATGTGGCTGTCCTACCCCGACTGCGCCCGTATCCACCGCTGCACGCTGGAAGCCGACTACGACTTCGAGATCGTCTACGGCATCTCCGACAACGACCGGAAGTACTACTCGCTGGAGCGGGCGAGAGAGGCGCTGGGCTACGACCCCCAGGACAACTCAGCCGAGTGGAACGCCGACGAGCACGTCGCCGACTACGAACGAGAGAGCGTTTGA
- a CDS encoding dihydroneopterin aldolase family protein, which translates to MDPTDAQTACFEAGIKFGTLYHQFAGTPVSPASADSLARAMEEAIENQPYCESVTVDVLVDELEAELAESTADYTELTGRFVEVEMTIDYEGNEVHTRMDMQDGYPLMRVVDVRSDS; encoded by the coding sequence ATGGACCCCACGGACGCCCAGACCGCCTGTTTCGAGGCGGGCATCAAGTTCGGAACGCTGTACCACCAGTTCGCCGGGACGCCGGTCAGCCCCGCGAGCGCCGACAGCCTCGCCCGCGCGATGGAGGAGGCCATCGAGAACCAACCGTACTGCGAGTCGGTCACCGTCGACGTGCTGGTCGACGAACTCGAAGCGGAACTGGCCGAGTCGACGGCCGACTACACGGAGCTGACCGGCCGCTTCGTCGAGGTCGAGATGACGATCGACTACGAGGGCAACGAGGTGCACACGCGGATGGATATGCAGGACGGCTACCCGCTCATGCGCGTCGTTGACGTGCGCTCGGACTCCTGA
- a CDS encoding DUF5790 family protein, which produces MSQATFDDDDLFEDAASEMREDVEASLDEARAALPEADAVWEVDADNTLGVLNALRSALDVEDAEDHLVDAKKWYTMGERADAFEDADDLAEEIEAVEDLLDDVTEAHEEVSDLASTVPQLRSALEEFEADDEAEESDEEEAEAEADADAEEAEA; this is translated from the coding sequence ATGAGTCAAGCGACCTTCGACGACGACGACCTGTTCGAGGACGCGGCCAGCGAGATGCGCGAGGACGTGGAAGCGAGCCTGGACGAGGCCCGCGCGGCGCTCCCGGAAGCCGACGCGGTCTGGGAAGTCGACGCCGACAACACGCTGGGCGTGCTCAACGCGCTCCGGTCGGCGCTCGACGTCGAGGACGCCGAGGACCACCTCGTCGACGCCAAGAAGTGGTACACGATGGGCGAGCGCGCCGACGCCTTCGAGGACGCCGACGACCTGGCCGAGGAGATCGAGGCCGTCGAGGACCTGCTCGACGACGTGACCGAGGCCCACGAGGAGGTCAGCGACCTCGCCAGCACCGTCCCGCAGCTCCGCAGCGCTCTAGAGGAGTTCGAGGCCGACGACGAAGCCGAGGAGAGCGACGAGGAGGAGGCCGAGGCCGAAGCCGACGCGGACGCCGAGGAAGCCGAGGCCTGA
- a CDS encoding HVO_0416 family zinc finger protein, translated as MASAPSTDDMFDEFLTDRGHDVEEAGWEENYNKKQCPDCGGLHDSAATDCSVCGWSPA; from the coding sequence ATGGCGTCCGCACCGAGCACCGACGACATGTTCGACGAGTTTCTGACCGACCGCGGACACGACGTCGAGGAGGCGGGCTGGGAAGAGAACTACAACAAAAAGCAGTGCCCCGACTGCGGGGGACTGCACGACTCGGCCGCCACAGACTGCTCGGTATGCGGTTGGTCACCTGCGTAA
- a CDS encoding DUF6653 family protein codes for MSTTVPSERLAEFLWERHANPWSGWTRVFAFPVLVYAVLTRRKRLLVAAIAAIAVNPVVLPQPDDAQAWTSDVIQAERYWVDHGKHGAVLRSLDAATLPVTVGALYAAYRRKPKSTAVLTALSMALKFAFVNALVRHYEAATEADAAAVEDGSSTDGTPDDGAGP; via the coding sequence GTGTCGACCACAGTGCCATCGGAACGACTCGCAGAGTTCCTCTGGGAACGGCACGCCAACCCCTGGAGCGGGTGGACGCGCGTGTTCGCGTTCCCGGTGCTGGTGTACGCCGTCCTGACGCGGCGCAAGCGTCTGCTGGTCGCGGCTATCGCCGCCATCGCGGTCAACCCTGTCGTGCTCCCCCAGCCCGACGACGCCCAGGCCTGGACGAGCGACGTGATCCAGGCCGAGCGCTACTGGGTCGACCACGGGAAACACGGTGCCGTCCTCCGGTCGCTCGACGCCGCGACGCTGCCGGTGACCGTCGGCGCGCTGTACGCCGCCTACCGCCGCAAGCCCAAATCGACCGCCGTGTTGACCGCCCTCTCGATGGCGCTGAAGTTCGCGTTCGTCAACGCCCTCGTCCGCCACTACGAGGCCGCGACCGAGGCCGACGCGGCCGCGGTCGAAGACGGGTCATCGACCGACGGGACGCCCGACGACGGCGCCGGCCCGTAG
- a CDS encoding protein-L-isoaspartate O-methyltransferase family protein → MDPAVLRDDMVDSLEHESKGCLRSEALSVAMREVPREAFVAEDRGAYADRPFERLGTRVLAPSTVARLLEALDVREGDSTLVVGAGVGYTAAVAAELAGAEHVHAIDITRRLVIEARENLAEAGYGGVLVDRRDGAEGLPEYAPFDRILLEAAAVSPPAALVDQLAEGGRLVMPHGTGEQHLAVVEGGEVAERLGGVAFRPMLVEGEQADTVERNRTRREDREFARRNAEGRTGWEQEWIDWDDAVRR, encoded by the coding sequence ATGGACCCCGCGGTGTTGCGCGACGACATGGTCGACAGCCTGGAACACGAGAGCAAGGGCTGTCTCCGGAGCGAGGCGCTCTCCGTCGCGATGCGCGAGGTGCCCCGGGAGGCGTTCGTCGCGGAGGACCGCGGCGCCTACGCCGACCGGCCGTTCGAACGGCTGGGGACTCGCGTCCTCGCCCCGAGCACCGTCGCGCGACTGCTCGAAGCGCTCGACGTGCGCGAGGGCGACTCCACTCTCGTCGTCGGCGCGGGCGTCGGCTACACCGCCGCCGTCGCCGCCGAACTCGCCGGCGCCGAACACGTCCACGCCATCGACATCACCCGTCGGCTGGTGATCGAGGCGAGGGAGAACCTCGCCGAGGCGGGCTACGGCGGCGTGCTCGTCGACCGCCGCGACGGCGCCGAGGGCCTCCCGGAGTACGCGCCGTTCGACCGCATCCTGCTGGAGGCGGCGGCGGTCAGCCCGCCCGCGGCGCTGGTCGACCAGCTCGCCGAGGGCGGCCGGCTGGTCATGCCCCACGGCACCGGCGAGCAACACCTCGCGGTCGTCGAGGGCGGGGAGGTCGCCGAGCGACTCGGCGGCGTCGCCTTCCGGCCGATGCTCGTCGAGGGCGAACAGGCCGACACCGTCGAGCGCAACCGCACCCGACGCGAGGACCGCGAGTTCGCCCGTCGCAACGCCGAGGGTCGCACCGGCTGGGAGCAGGAGTGGATCGACTGGGACGACGCGGTCCGGCGCTGA
- a CDS encoding DUF6653 family protein has translation MDESDRTDDSERRDDSVRARAKRLFWERHANPWSGWSRTVTLPALLYAVYHRRWRLLAATVAFTLFNPVLFPKPDDADAWMTKVVLAERRWRESGDRLGALQALNVGNGLATLYAVYAASRRDVGGATVAGALAMTLKLAFVDALVRRYEDEIEWPAAPPHSSDPVAE, from the coding sequence ATGGACGAGAGTGATCGCACAGACGACAGCGAACGCAGGGACGACTCCGTCCGAGCGCGCGCGAAGCGACTGTTCTGGGAGCGCCACGCCAACCCGTGGAGCGGGTGGTCCCGAACCGTGACGCTCCCGGCGCTGCTGTATGCGGTGTATCACCGACGATGGCGACTGCTCGCCGCGACGGTGGCGTTCACCCTGTTCAACCCGGTCCTCTTCCCGAAGCCCGACGACGCCGACGCGTGGATGACGAAGGTGGTCCTCGCCGAGCGGCGCTGGCGCGAGAGCGGCGACCGGCTGGGCGCGCTCCAGGCGCTCAACGTCGGAAACGGGCTGGCGACGCTGTACGCCGTCTACGCCGCCTCTCGGCGCGACGTGGGTGGCGCCACCGTCGCGGGCGCGCTCGCGATGACGCTGAAACTCGCGTTCGTGGACGCGCTGGTGCGGCGCTACGAGGACGAGATCGAGTGGCCGGCGGCGCCGCCGCACTCGTCCGACCCGGTCGCGGAGTGA
- a CDS encoding cupin domain-containing protein, with the protein MERVSFDDAETYEPEEGWRRVALAGDDDVSLEYFEKPPGHSSPMHDHENGQVCLVLDGELTVHTESEARPEEAPRSERRSREQSERLERYDSVWLDPWEAHRVENESEESATGLDIFVPGRPFDFWTDRE; encoded by the coding sequence ATGGAGCGAGTCAGCTTCGACGACGCCGAGACGTACGAACCCGAGGAGGGGTGGCGCCGCGTCGCGCTGGCGGGCGACGACGACGTGAGCCTGGAGTACTTCGAGAAGCCGCCCGGCCACAGCTCGCCGATGCACGACCACGAGAACGGCCAGGTGTGTCTCGTCCTCGACGGCGAACTGACGGTCCACACGGAGAGCGAGGCGCGCCCGGAGGAAGCGCCTCGAAGCGAACGGCGAAGCCGTGAGCAGAGCGAGCGCCTCGAACGCTACGACTCGGTGTGGCTCGACCCGTGGGAGGCCCACCGGGTCGAAAACGAGAGCGAGGAGAGCGCTACCGGGCTGGATATCTTCGTTCCCGGGAGACCCTTCGACTTCTGGACCGACCGGGAGTGA
- a CDS encoding outer membrane protein assembly factor BamB family protein: MARKRASRRRFLATVLGASTVGLSGCGSDGDATTTPGDAGTETPRNTPTPTAAATPTDTPEPTDTPTPTDTQTPTDTAEPTATATATPGASSFASWPTFMRNDEHWGHHSEAAGPHESVTVDWRAEFDQDAVNATPVLVDGTLYVGAGGSGDDDGSFHALNPVTGETKWSKDLAAPVTSAAAIDSGFAYFGTTDGVFYALNTDDGSVFWEWDLGSTEDFTAPVVVDRGIYVGSTSSRLYKFDALDGGLEWNQNTYGVITAPPVYVDGMVYATSADHELYAVTASGSLQWTKDLGGAANGVAHRRRRLFATSENNTLTQINVRGSTSWETSRGEAFAATPAVTEDHVFAGTRDGTLFAFDVGDGRELWRVTDPSGGVTAPPVVADGTVYVGSRDGNVYAVTAETGDLEWSFATSNNIEDAAPVVAGGRVYIGSQDGTFYALGE; this comes from the coding sequence ATGGCACGGAAACGGGCGAGTCGTCGTCGATTCCTGGCGACCGTGCTGGGCGCGTCGACGGTCGGACTGAGCGGGTGCGGGTCCGACGGCGACGCGACGACGACACCGGGGGACGCGGGCACAGAGACGCCGAGGAACACGCCGACGCCGACCGCGGCTGCGACGCCGACCGACACACCGGAGCCGACCGACACGCCGACCCCGACCGACACGCAGACCCCGACCGACACGGCGGAGCCGACGGCCACCGCGACCGCGACGCCGGGCGCGTCGTCGTTCGCGTCGTGGCCGACGTTCATGCGCAACGACGAACACTGGGGTCACCACTCGGAGGCGGCGGGCCCCCACGAAAGCGTCACGGTCGACTGGCGGGCGGAGTTCGACCAGGACGCGGTGAACGCGACACCCGTGCTGGTCGACGGGACGCTGTACGTCGGCGCGGGCGGCTCCGGCGACGACGACGGCTCGTTCCACGCGCTGAACCCCGTGACCGGGGAGACGAAGTGGTCGAAGGACCTGGCTGCGCCGGTCACCAGCGCGGCGGCGATCGACAGCGGGTTCGCCTACTTCGGGACGACCGACGGCGTGTTCTACGCCCTGAACACCGACGACGGCTCGGTGTTCTGGGAGTGGGACCTGGGGTCGACGGAGGACTTCACGGCGCCCGTCGTCGTCGACCGGGGCATCTACGTCGGGTCGACTAGCAGCCGTCTCTACAAGTTCGACGCCCTCGACGGCGGTCTGGAGTGGAACCAGAACACCTACGGCGTTATCACGGCTCCGCCCGTCTACGTCGACGGGATGGTCTACGCCACGAGCGCGGACCACGAACTCTACGCGGTCACCGCCTCGGGAAGCCTCCAGTGGACGAAGGACCTCGGCGGGGCCGCCAACGGCGTCGCCCACCGGCGCCGGCGCCTGTTCGCCACCAGCGAGAACAACACGCTCACGCAGATCAACGTCCGCGGCAGCACCAGCTGGGAGACCTCCCGGGGCGAGGCGTTCGCGGCGACGCCGGCCGTCACCGAGGACCACGTCTTCGCCGGCACTCGCGACGGGACGCTGTTCGCCTTCGACGTCGGCGACGGCCGGGAACTGTGGCGAGTCACCGATCCGAGCGGCGGCGTCACCGCGCCGCCGGTCGTCGCCGACGGCACCGTCTACGTCGGCTCCCGCGACGGCAACGTCTACGCCGTCACCGCCGAGACCGGCGACCTGGAGTGGTCGTTCGCCACGAGCAACAACATCGAGGATGCCGCGCCGGTCGTCGCCGGCGGTCGCGTCTACATCGGCAGCCAGGACGGCACCTTCTACGCGCTCGGCGAGTAG